The following coding sequences lie in one Maylandia zebra isolate NMK-2024a linkage group LG14, Mzebra_GT3a, whole genome shotgun sequence genomic window:
- the or95a1 gene encoding odorant receptor 129-1 yields the protein MQNLTELPFNATSQKSLSVIIKVCAVIPFFCTFLFCIVVMLHVFASHRQFLNTSRYILFAHMLINDTLQLLSSVLLFLLVMGQVKFPIFYCVPLLFISTVTYQNTPLILAAMSLERYVAIFYPLQRPAAWRSGRIWIINLCLWLTSCMFHIIEYSIRKQRPAVDVLSTPVLCKNILINSSPIQALFRTAVSVMFFAVVAVVIFFTYVRILLETRKLRQDRVSVNKAKHTVLLHGFQLLLCMLAFTLPITESLTLLYTNWPVEDIAFFNYFCFILIPRFLSPLIYGFRDHSLRGYIGKTFLCCLDTVKPHFRSKQQDSLSAL from the coding sequence ATGCAGAATCTGACTGAACTTCCTTTTAATGCAACTTCCCAGAAAAGCCTGTCTGTTATCATCAAAGTATGTGCAGTTATTCCCTTCTTCTGCACCTTCCTCTTCTGCATTGTTGTCATGCTGCATGTGTTTGCATCTCACAGGCAGTTCCTAAACACTTCACGTTACATCCTGTTTGCCCACATGTTGATCAATGACACCCTGCAGCTTCTGTCCTCTGTGCTGCTTTTCCTACTTGTAATGGGTCAGGTAAAATTTCCCATTTTCTATTGTGTTCCTCTGCTGTTCATATCCACTGTTACTTATCAGAACACACCTTTAATCCTGGCTGCAATGTCCCTGGAGCGTTATGTTGCCATCTTCTATCCCCTGCAGCGCCCGGCCGCCTGGCGCTCAGGCCGTATCTGGATCATTAATCTTTGTCTGTGGCTTACAAGTTGCATGTTCCACATCATTGAGTACTCCATCAGAAAACAGCGTCCTGCTGTAGATGTCCTCTCTACACCTGTACTCTGCAAAAATATACTTATCAACTCATCTCCAATCCAAGCATTATTCAGAACTGCTGTGAGTGTGATGTTCTTTGCAGTTGTGGCTGTTGTCATCTTCTTCACATATGTGAGAATCCTGCTGGAAACCAGGAAGCTGAGACAGGACAGAGTATCTGTGAATAAAGCCAAGCACACTGTGCTGCTGCACggctttcagctgcttctgtgCATGTTGGCTTTCACGCTCCCCATCACTGAAAGTCTCACATTGTTATACACTAACTGGCCAGTGGAAGACATTGCCTTTTTcaattatttctgttttatcctaATCCCACGCTTTCTTAGCCCGCTCATCTACGGCTTCAGAGATCACAGTCTGAGGGGCTACATTGGGAAAACATTCCTCTGCTGCTTAGACACAGTCAAGCCCCATTTCAGAAGCAAACAGCAGGACAGCTTGTCTGCTTTATGA
- the LOC101485833 gene encoding diablo IAP-binding mitochondrial protein isoform X2, whose amino-acid sequence MQAVRQCSVCASRAATGLVRNQIDISVLRTSKSVLRRGAACIRFLGSESRIPGNQKFGEPIKPSHMSIASLSVARGFCTVRFTQQVENLSHDSLIRRAASVITDSSCTFLSQTTLAYFDALADYSKAVHSRIAFQRQYLASLGKITPAEEDSLQQAINGWRAEASERLVECKRYESAWINAISLCKMAAEAACTSGAHQASISMRTNIQVAQSQVEEAQKLSAEADKKLAETKVEEIQRMAEYAAFLEDSDGPEVHEAYLRED is encoded by the exons ATGCAAGCTGTTCGTCAGTGTTCAGTGTGTGCGAGCCGTGCCGCTACAGGACTTGTGCGGAATCAGATAGATATTTCAGTGCTGCGGACCAGCAAGAGCGTGCTGAGGAGAGGAGCAGCCTGCATTCGTTTCCTCGG CTCTGAGAGCAGGATACCTGGAAACCAGAAGTTTGGGGAACCGATAAAGCCTTCACACATGAGCATAGCATCTTTAAGCGTTGCCCGTGGGTTTTGCACTGTCCGTTTTACACAG CAAGTGGAAAACCTCTCACATGACTCTCTGATCAGAAGAGCTGCCTCAGTGATTACAGACAGCTCATGTACTTTCCTCTCCCAGACCACCTTGGCTTACTTTGATGCCCTTGCAGACTATTCAAAG GCTGTGCATTCACGCATTGCTTTTCAAAGACAATATTTGGCCTCACTGGGAAAAATTACCCCAGCAGAGGAGGATTCACTCCAGCAAGCGATCAATGGCTGGCGTGCAGAG GCTAGTGAAAGACTAGTCGAATGCAAACGTTATGAATCAGCTTGGATCAATGCCATCAGCCTGTGTAAAATGGCAGCTGAGGCAGCGTGCACTTCAG GAGCTCACCAGGCATCCATCTCAATGAGGACAAACATCCAGGTGGCCCAGTCGCAGGTGGAAGAAGCACAGAAACTTTCTGCAGAGGCAGATAAGAAGCTGGCTGAGACAAAAGTAGAAGAGATCCAGAGGATGGCAGAATATGCTGCCTTCCTTGAGGATAGTGATGGGCCTGAGGTGCATGAGGCTTATCTACGAGAGGACTAA
- the LOC101485833 gene encoding diablo IAP-binding mitochondrial protein isoform X1, with protein sequence MQAVRQCSVCASRAATGLVRNQIDISVLRTSKSVLRRGAACIRFLGSSESRIPGNQKFGEPIKPSHMSIASLSVARGFCTVRFTQQVENLSHDSLIRRAASVITDSSCTFLSQTTLAYFDALADYSKAVHSRIAFQRQYLASLGKITPAEEDSLQQAINGWRAEASERLVECKRYESAWINAISLCKMAAEAACTSGAHQASISMRTNIQVAQSQVEEAQKLSAEADKKLAETKVEEIQRMAEYAAFLEDSDGPEVHEAYLRED encoded by the exons ATGCAAGCTGTTCGTCAGTGTTCAGTGTGTGCGAGCCGTGCCGCTACAGGACTTGTGCGGAATCAGATAGATATTTCAGTGCTGCGGACCAGCAAGAGCGTGCTGAGGAGAGGAGCAGCCTGCATTCGTTTCCTCGG CAGCTCTGAGAGCAGGATACCTGGAAACCAGAAGTTTGGGGAACCGATAAAGCCTTCACACATGAGCATAGCATCTTTAAGCGTTGCCCGTGGGTTTTGCACTGTCCGTTTTACACAG CAAGTGGAAAACCTCTCACATGACTCTCTGATCAGAAGAGCTGCCTCAGTGATTACAGACAGCTCATGTACTTTCCTCTCCCAGACCACCTTGGCTTACTTTGATGCCCTTGCAGACTATTCAAAG GCTGTGCATTCACGCATTGCTTTTCAAAGACAATATTTGGCCTCACTGGGAAAAATTACCCCAGCAGAGGAGGATTCACTCCAGCAAGCGATCAATGGCTGGCGTGCAGAG GCTAGTGAAAGACTAGTCGAATGCAAACGTTATGAATCAGCTTGGATCAATGCCATCAGCCTGTGTAAAATGGCAGCTGAGGCAGCGTGCACTTCAG GAGCTCACCAGGCATCCATCTCAATGAGGACAAACATCCAGGTGGCCCAGTCGCAGGTGGAAGAAGCACAGAAACTTTCTGCAGAGGCAGATAAGAAGCTGGCTGAGACAAAAGTAGAAGAGATCCAGAGGATGGCAGAATATGCTGCCTTCCTTGAGGATAGTGATGGGCCTGAGGTGCATGAGGCTTATCTACGAGAGGACTAA